The Thermobifida halotolerans sequence TCTGATGACGGGGTTCGCGTGGGGGCTGTGCGGCTGGAGTGCGGGTGGGTCGGCGTCGGGGCGCCTCCCCCCGCTGCCACCCCGGGGCCGTGTGGCCTCGGCCCCGGGGGTGGTTTTCGGGTGGCCCTGACTCCAGGGGGCCGAGGCCGGGTGCCCTGGAAACTTCCTCTTCTAAACCGTGTCGAGTGCCACGAACAGCACGAGCAGCAGCACCAGGAAGCCGATGTGGATGAAGTTGCTCAGCCACGCCCAGCGGGTGTACCTGTCGAACTCCTCCGGGTCCTGGTCCTTGCTGAGTGCGACGGCGGCCAGCGCGATGCCGATGACGTCGGTGACTCCCACGCAGGTCAGGGTGAGGATGATCGCGATGATCAGCGCGAGGACCGCGTTGCCCTTGGCCAGCGGAGGGCCGGAGAGCGGCGGCTGGCCGGGGTGGGCGGGCGGTGGAAGGTCGGGTGGGGGGAAGGAGTGCCAGGGAACACCGGAAGCACCGTGGGCGCCACCGCCCGGGCTCGGGGGCTGGGGCCCGGTGCGGTCGCCCCACGAGTCGCCCGAGCCGGGCCACTGGCTGTTCATGAGTTCCGCCCTCTCTTCAATCCACGTCATCCACATGGCGGAGCGTCGGCCGCGACGTCGGTCAGTAGTTCAGGTCCGGCGAGACCACTCCCTCCACCCAGGAGCCGGCCTGGGTGAGGAGCACGCCGAAGGAGATGACCATGACCAGGAGCATCACCGCGCCGGCGCCGAGGCAGTACCAGGAATACCTGGTCAGAGTTTCGGCCTGAGTGTAGAGCCCCTGGTCGCGTTTGTGTGCGGCGCGCACCGCGAAGACGATGCCGATGACCCCGAACAACCAGTTGGCGCAGCACAGGAAGGTGAGCGCGTGCAGGATGAGCGCCATCGTGGAGCTGCTCGACCCCGACGGACGGGGCCCTGTCCCGTCACCGGGGCGGTCCTCGTCCCGCTCGCCCGCGACCCGGCGGACCCGTGGCGGCGGCTCGTCGCGGGGGTCGGAGGCTCCGGGGGGCAGCGACGGGTTGCTCATGGGGGAGAAACCTCGATTCCGTACACCGGACATGGCTTCCCCAATCTCATCAGAATCCACGGCGTGATGCCGAGTGGGCAGCCACCACGATCGTGTCGGGGTCAGGCCCCCGTCTCCGGGGCGAGGGCGGCGACCCCGGTGATGCGGTGGACGGCGAACCGGCGCACCGCCGCCCGGGTCGCGTCGTAGGCGGTGAGATAGCCGCCGTCCACCCGGGAGGGTTCCACGATGCTGCCGCTGGCGACACCGTCGGAGTCCAGGTAGCCGATCCACACCCGCTCGCCGCGTTCGGCGGCGGAGGAGAGCGCCGCCAGTGTCGCCGCGGCCGGGGAGCGCGGCGGTGGGGCGTCGGGAACGCCGACGGACCGCCGCAGCGCGGACGCGGCCTCGTCGCCCGCGCGGATCGCGCGCACCGTCGCCGCCCGCAGCCGGGGTTCGAGCGGCCGGGGTTCGGTCAGGTGCGCGTCCTTCGGCGGCTCGGCCGCACGGCGGATCCGCGGCCGACTCAACTGCACCGACCCGTCGGTGGCCTCGGGAACCGGGTGGTAGCCCAGTTCGGCGAGCCGGTCCAGCAGGACCGGCCGACTCGCGCGGGATGCCACGACGGTCGGGGCGAGCGGGAACAGCATCAGGTCGGCGGCGCGGCGGTCGCTCAGCAGTTGGCCCAGCACGGCCGGATCGTCGCAGCGCAGGTAGCTGGAGGCGGTGCCCACGCGCAGCCGTCCGTGCCTGCGGGCCACGTCGGCCACCAGGTAGCGCAGGGGCTGCGGCAGCGGCGTGGCGGAGTGCCGCTCCAGCAGCGCGAGCACCTCGTCGGCGCCGCGGCCCGCGTCCAGGGCGCGGCGGATCGATGCCTCGCTGAACCGGTAGACGGTGGCACCTCCGGTCGACTCCACGTCGGCGAGCAGTGCCAACTCCCTGGCCAGCGAGGCGACCAGGGGGCCGGGGGCCACCGCGGTCAGGTCGCCCTGCACCAGGATGTGGTCGAGCGGTTCGGGGAGTTCGGCCGCGAGCGGGGCGAGCGAGGCGTCCGAGCCGTCGACGCCGTGCTCGGCCAGCAGGGCGCGCGCGTAGGGGGCGAGCGCGTCGCGGCCGGTCACCCCCAGGACCGCCGCGTCGTCCAGGGTGTGGCGCACCAGTTCCGCGACGACCGGTCCGTGGCGGCGCGGTCGCAACCAGGCCAGCCGTTCGACCACCGACCCGGGGGACGGCGCGTGGCCCTCGGGAGGCTCGGCGAGCACCTCCAGCACGTCGCGGCGCACCTCGGGGGCCAGACGGTGCTCCAGGCCCTCGCCGAGGACGTTGCGGCTCCTGCCGCGCGCGTCCCTCTCGGCGCAGCGGCCCGCCACCCGCGGGGAGCGCAGCCACGCGTCGGCCAGTCGCAGCCAGCGGCGGGCGGGCCTGTCGGCCTGCCAGGCGTCGTAGTCCGCGGTGGGCAGCCACTCGGCGTCCTCGTCGCCGCCGCAGCCGAGCAGTCCGGCCGCGTACGCGGTCTCCACCAGCACCGCCGCGCTCCGCTCGTCGGTGTCCAGCAGTCGGGCGGCGTCGCGGAGGTCGCGCACGCCCAGTCCGCCGTTGCGCAGCACCCCCGGCGGCTCGTCGGCCCACGCCTCCAGCAGTTCCCCGACCGCGCGGACCGCGGTGAACGCCTGGCCCGCGGCCGCGCGGACCACCAGCGTGGCGTCGCGTGTGGCGGTGGAGAGGGCGGGAGCGGCCGACTCGACCTTCGCGAACACCCGTCCGCCGCGCAGGTGCAGGGCCACCTCGCGGGGCAGCGTGATCGTGGTGTCGTCGGTGGCGACGACCAGTCCCAGCGCCAGCAGTCGGTCGATGGGGGAGGCGGCCGTGGCCAGTGACACGGCGCGTCGGGCGTTGGAGACGCTGCCGTGCGGCGGTCCCCACATCAGCCGGTCCAGTACGGCGCGGGCCTCCTCCCCCACCTCGGCGAGGAGTTCGTCCAGCCGTCCCGGGCGGACGACTTCGGCGGTGATCCGCGCCGCCGGTTCGCCTTCGGTGTACCCCGTGGACAGGCCGAGGTCGGCGGCCAGTCGGTTGAGCCGGTCCAGGGGGTAGCCGGTGAGCAGTGCGGCCAGCGGGGGGCCCAGTCCGGCGGGCCGGTCCAGGATGTCGCGGAGTACCGCGACCGGCCGCAGCGTCTCGCCGTCCGTCCAGACCAGGGCGGCGGTGCGCAGCCGCTCCAACGCGGTGTCCAGGGCCGGGCCCGGCCGGCCCAGGGCCGTGGCCAGCGCGGTCCGGTCTGTGCCCACGGGGGGACCCGACCCCAGCGGGTCGCCCAGGGCCAGCAGGGCTTCCAGCACCTGCAGGCCGAACCGGTCCAGGCGGTCCAGGGCGCGCAGCACCGAGGGGCGGGCGGCGGCACGCGAGGCCAGCGCCACGAACCCGGTCGGCACGGGGGAGGCCAGATCGGGGCGTGCGTCCAGCAGCCCGTCCAGTTCGGCGTCCGACAGGCTCCGCAGCCAGGAGGTGTAGGTGGGGGCGCGCCCCGAATCCCGGCGCGTCACAGGCTCGGTGTCGTCGCTCATCGTGGTTTCACGCTATGCCATCACCGCGCGGAGGCGCGCCGGACGGGTATTCCGACGCCGCACTCGGTCAACCCAGGGCAAACGATCCGGAATATCCCCGTCCGCCCGCGGTTCGCGGTCGCGGGGCGCCGACGTGGCGGATGATGATGGTCATGCGTCCCAACTCTGGCGCGCGGTGGCTCCGGTAGGTCCATCCCGGGAAGCGCCGCCGCCGGTGGACGACGGTGCGACGGCCGTCGGTGGAGCCCGTCACCGCAGTGGTCGTCGGCCGTGGCGGCACCCCGGAACCGCCGGGTCCCGTCCCACAACTCCGCAACCAGCGGTACGCGGGGGCCGCGTGCGAGAGGCCCGGAACACAACGGTTTTCCGGGCCTCTCGGCAGATCTGCACGGCATGACCGAAAGACAAGTCCCCTAATCGGTTACCAACCGAATTAGCTTGCTTTTGTTTGTTTCGGGGCAGTTATCCAGTGGCTGTCCCGGACGGGCACGGTTAGCCTGAAAGACCCGTCCGATGTTGGACGGGCGAGAGGGCGGCCGTACCGCACGGTCCTGGCGAGGGGCGGTACGAGCGCGGTCCTCCCGGTGTTTCGACGGCGAAAGCGAAGAGGTCACACGTGCCCACTGGCAAGGTCAAGTGGTACGACGCGGGCAAGGGTTTCGGTTTCCTCACCAAAGACGACGGCGGCGAGGTCTTCCTGCATGCCTCGGCGCTTCCGCCCGGCACGACCACGCTCCGTCCCGGGCAGCGGGTCGAGTTCGGGATCGTGGAAGGGCGCAAGGGCGCTCAGGCGCTCCAGGTCAGACTGCTCGAGGCGCCCCGGTCGGTGGCCAAGGCGCTGCGCAAGAAGCCGGACGAGATGGTTGTCATCATCGAAGACCTGATCAAGCTGCTTGAC is a genomic window containing:
- a CDS encoding helicase-associated domain-containing protein; this translates as MSDDTEPVTRRDSGRAPTYTSWLRSLSDAELDGLLDARPDLASPVPTGFVALASRAAARPSVLRALDRLDRFGLQVLEALLALGDPLGSGPPVGTDRTALATALGRPGPALDTALERLRTAALVWTDGETLRPVAVLRDILDRPAGLGPPLAALLTGYPLDRLNRLAADLGLSTGYTEGEPAARITAEVVRPGRLDELLAEVGEEARAVLDRLMWGPPHGSVSNARRAVSLATAASPIDRLLALGLVVATDDTTITLPREVALHLRGGRVFAKVESAAPALSTATRDATLVVRAAAGQAFTAVRAVGELLEAWADEPPGVLRNGGLGVRDLRDAARLLDTDERSAAVLVETAYAAGLLGCGGDEDAEWLPTADYDAWQADRPARRWLRLADAWLRSPRVAGRCAERDARGRSRNVLGEGLEHRLAPEVRRDVLEVLAEPPEGHAPSPGSVVERLAWLRPRRHGPVVAELVRHTLDDAAVLGVTGRDALAPYARALLAEHGVDGSDASLAPLAAELPEPLDHILVQGDLTAVAPGPLVASLARELALLADVESTGGATVYRFSEASIRRALDAGRGADEVLALLERHSATPLPQPLRYLVADVARRHGRLRVGTASSYLRCDDPAVLGQLLSDRRAADLMLFPLAPTVVASRASRPVLLDRLAELGYHPVPEATDGSVQLSRPRIRRAAEPPKDAHLTEPRPLEPRLRAATVRAIRAGDEAASALRRSVGVPDAPPPRSPAAATLAALSSAAERGERVWIGYLDSDGVASGSIVEPSRVDGGYLTAYDATRAAVRRFAVHRITGVAALAPETGA
- a CDS encoding cold-shock protein codes for the protein MPTGKVKWYDAGKGFGFLTKDDGGEVFLHASALPPGTTTLRPGQRVEFGIVEGRKGAQALQVRLLEAPRSVAKALRKKPDEMVVIIEDLIKLLDGVSNTYRRNKHPDRREAAKIAQVLRVVADDLEL